Genomic segment of Acidaminococcales bacterium:
GCAAAGAGCGTCATCAAAACAAGAAAAATTAGCGAGCGTTCTGCGCAGTTTAGCTTTCAGCCATGCCCAAAAGTTTTCAATTGGATTCAATTCGGGTGAATGCGCCGGCAAAAAGATTGGCCTGTGCCCATGTTTCTCCGCAAGCG
This window contains:
- a CDS encoding transposase, which codes for LAEKHGHRPIFLPAHSPELNPIENFWAWLKAKLRRTLANFSCFDDALCYCFKSILLYLPPLGLRLVCNRGKKTCKNTKK